From the Hevea brasiliensis isolate MT/VB/25A 57/8 chromosome 13, ASM3005281v1, whole genome shotgun sequence genome, the window CTGGATCATGTGCTTGATTCTTATTGGGCCACCATAGAATTTAATAGTTTGATGGAGGATGTCCCACCACAAAGAGTTGGATCTTTGGCTGTTTGCCCTTTTTGAGTAAGCATACCTCACCTTTCTTAGTTCAATATTATTCCATGCATGTGCAATGCACCAATCTTCATCCTTAACATTAAAGCAACTTCCACACTTGTCTCTTGATTTTTTTCTCTAGAATTTTCCTCTCTTGACTACTTATGActaatgccttttttttttttcaaaagccTTCTTCTTAATGAACTTTTAAAGCCTTCTTCTTAATTATCCCCACCGAATTTTCGGATCCTTAAGTCAAttaccaaagtaatcactttagctTCATGACATTATCAAAATTGAAGTGGCGGCTGCAATTAATTCATTGATTTCTTGTTTCTATCTTTAgatgaaagaataaaaaataataattttctcttttatttatatttaaaaagaaaaaaaactgtacattataatttttttaaataattctttTATTACTAtgtatcattttttatttaaatttataaattctaaTGATATATATAATTTGAATGATTATTGTCTAAACTAGTCCATCTaatctatatatatttataaaaaaaattaatatgaatATGTAGTTGATAATTATGTAACATTTGTTTAAATATTTCAatgttcattaattattttttaaaattatttttaaagaattattttaaaaaatattttcccgtgaataattatatatttattaatactaaaaaataattatatataaaataataaataagtaaTGAACACCTGAATAAGAGTATATTGCTACCATTTTTCTTAATTAGAATAATTATATACTGTTTTAGTAAGTTATttattgataattgatattggcaatttaaataaaaaggtataatttatttgcataattattaatttatcaataataaagatgtaaaaaaatttttattggttatcaagattttttttttaatttaattaaaattctttcaatattttacttttaaaattgaCTAATAAGTATAATAGAAAATATAGGTTGTAAATATGacaataaatttaaatgaaattgaattgtttataaataattaatatttaaggaTTTTTAAGTCTCCTCCTTATTTTTGTTGCCGTGATATATTAAGTTGTATAAATAAATACTCCTTATAATATATTATTCAAGTAAGATTAGAAAAAATAGTGTagttcgaacaaagtggtgggagttaaaaggagtaaagtaagtgaagttcaaaaatgagcttttcgagtctgaagcatggaagctagatgtggaggccaatggtatgtggatacagatggcatcaaagattagagaagtagttagaaaagtacttggagagtctagaggacatggaccatcctcaaaagagagatggtggaatgaggcgtacaaaaggcagtgaatagaaagagggaatggtataaaaaattacctaagtgtaataataatgaggcatatgaacagtacaatatagcaaagaaagagacaaaaaaggcattagtcaagtaagagcgcaggcctttaaaaaattatgtaaaaaacttgaaattaaagaaggggagaaagatatttatagattagcaaggaggagagaaaagaaatatcaATATtttaatcaagttaggtgcattaaggataaaaaaggaaaaatgttggtgaaagttgaggatattaaagaaagatggagaaattattttcataatctttttaataataattaaaatggtaatagcgtgaatataaactacagagcaatagaaaagaatgtgaattatactagaatgattagatctttagaagtaaataaaacacttaagagaatgaaaatgGGTAAAGTATGTGGACCCGatagaataccaattgaagtgtggaagtgtttgggagatatgggagtgacatggttaactaaattatttaataagattctaaactcaaagaaaatgcctgatgaatggatgaggagtattttagtactcaatttttaaaataagagagacatacagagttgcttaaactatagggaaattaaactcatgagctatACTATGAagctgtgggagagagttgtggaacatcgactatgtcatgacacttctatctctccaaATCAATTTGACTTCATGCCCggttatggaagcgatctttctcactagaagattgatagagaaatatagagatgtgaagaaaggtcTACATAtaatttttatcgatttggagaaggcttatgatagtgttctaagagatatcttatggagagtgttagaacaaaagatggtatctattaggtacatacaagtgttgaaagatatgtatgaggagcaactactattgtacgCACAGTGGGAGAGGACACGAGAAATTTTCTATCTCAGttagattacaccaaggttcagctgtaagcccttacttttttatattagttttagatgaattaacgaaacatatacaagagagtatcccttgatgtatgatatttgcagatgatatagttctgatagatgagacacgaggagtcaatagaaagttagagctttggagaaggactctagagtcaaagggctttaagttaagtataacgaatacataatacatgcattgcaagttcagtgaaggccaaactggtgatagggaaggagttggtTTGGATGGGGTGATACTGtcctaaagtaatcactttaaatatctcagctcaatccttcaagtagattggagatatgaggaggatgttagtcataggattaaagctggatgattgaagtggagacgtgtcatgggagttttatgtgatcgcaagattcccaataagttaaaaggaaaattttacagtACAACCATACGACCAACCATGTTATATGTTAGTGAGTGTTGGGccctgaaggagtcgtatgtgtctaaaatAAAAGTTGCGGATATGAGATTGTTAAGGcgaatgagtggccatactagactagataaagtctgtaatgagaatATTAGAAAAAAAGGTACGAGTGGtgctaattgaggataagttgagagaagggagattaaggtggtttagtcatgtgaagcgtagacatacggagactccagttagacaagtagagcacattaggttagatgatagaaagaaatgAAGGGATAGACTTAAACTGACATGAATGAGAGTAGTAAAATATGACTTAtaaacattacacatttccgaggacttaacccaaaatcgtttagagtgaagaaagATAATTTATATAACCGatcctaaatttttgggataaatgcttagttgagttgagttgagttgagtattatctatttatatttttttttctaaagaaatacatattattaagagaaaattattatttagtcattACATTTTAACGAAACTAactatttgatttttatatttttaaaaaatatatcatttaatctcttattttttttatacgGTTAAACTGTTTAGTCCATctattaattttttcattaatcAATGAATCTTAATGTTGGTAAAATTGATATttaattactttattttagtaaaactaattaagTGATTTTTGTGAAATACATTAGTTAATCTTTATAATTTGAAAACTAATTAATTGgtagtattttaaaaaatacattaattaatccTTATAATTTAATTCTGTTCACTTTTTAATtccttcaattatttttttttatactcaAACTTACCCTAatctttttctctttattttttttcatatttcttCCATTATTCACTCACACCATTCCCCACtaattttttctctatttttaatttttggatgGAAAATGATCAAAGTTGTCAATGTAAAAAAAGTTAATAAATTCTCataaatttacaaataattaaggcaatgatttataaaaattattttctaataaagaaaaataaaaaaaataatatctaaggACTGAATGAAAATAATTGAACAGTTTCAAATTTGAtttctataaaataaaaaatttattttcattaaagaatatatattttaaaatattatattttttaaatatataaattaattaattaaattaaaataaaagtaattaaataatatattttaaatataaaaattaaataattaatatttttaaatataggaactttttttttttgttttcaacAATAATATAATACCATCCGAGAGAAATGGAAAAATTATTGGTGGCATTAATTAGTTTGTTTCAATTTAAAGTGAACGAAAACAAAACATAACTTAAGCAAAATTGACGTGTCAGTCATCCATGAAGCAACTTTTGTGTGTCAGAAAAGCCCTTCTCAATGTCAGAGCGCAATATAAGAACAAAGCAAAGAAGAGCAGCTTCACTCCTCACATGTAAGTAGTACCCATCAACACTGTCTCGCCGGAATCAGACGTTTCTCGCCGGGAACCGCTGAGTTAGACGCAGTTTATTGGGAAGCTGACTCAATATGGATGTTGATTTCTGGCCCTCGAGAGTTCGCGCCGCTAAGCATCTCTCTGCTGTGCAAGCTGCCAGATACGACTCCGGTAGTTGTTTTTGTTTCTAGAAAATGCTTTgctctttttttcttatttcgtTATTTTGGAAGTGAGAATCTGTTTGAGGGGTTTTATAATCTAGGTCTGAGGGTTTTGAGCGAATCTTGTCCAGCTTGCGTGTCTGAAGATTTTTTGTTTTCCTCTTTAAATAATTTTACGTATAGTCAATTGTCTGGAATAATCTGTTATTTGAGGTATTTCAGGGGATCATGGGTTTGGGAaagtatgttatttattttttggCTTCTGGGGTTGTTTTCTGAGTTGGTGAGACTTTGAGTCTCATAAATCTTAGATTAGTACACAAGTTGAGACATAACCTATTATTTGGGTAGAAGTATATGATTAGAAATGCTAGATTCTGTTTGATTAGTGCTGTGGAATTTTATTACTGGGTCCATGGAATCTTGGAAGATTTTATTTGATGCATTAATCACAATTAAGGAAATTAGGGTTGGAGCACATAGAAGACCGTGGTGAGCAGCTTTCCTTATTAAGGAAGGAGATGGAAGTTGTTTATTGGATGTTGGAGGTTAATCAATAATCAAAGCCACCAATCAATATGACAAATTACACTGAAAATTGTAACGGGCAGATATTTGAGATTGATTTAGATATGTCAAAGCTTCAGAAGACTTTAGATGAACTTGATGCATTGAGATTGTTGTTTTTCAAGGAGAAAAGATCAAATCTTTTGAATGCAAAATCAATAGTTTCAAGCCAAAAATCAAATCTTTTGATTAAGTCGTTGGGTTCCTTGAAGTCAAAAGATTGCAGGACAGTGAGAAAATTATTGTGTCTAATATCTATCATGCTAATAGTGAAGAAGAATATGACGATGAATATGATGAGGAATCAAAAGATGAAATAAATTTCCATGAAGGTGCGATAACATTTCCTTTGAGTAGCCTAGTCAGCATGCAATAGAAGGATGGATTTTGGGAAATTTTCAGTAGAGGCTATAGAAGGGCGATAGTTCCATAAGAGATTCAGTTTGAATTGGTTCATGAGTTCCTCTAGGGCAAATGTGAATTTTCTCTGGGTGCTGGTGGTTGTTACATTGATTCAAATATATATTGCTCATTCTGAATAGTTTTTCCTAGGTTTGAATATTGAAGGATCACAGAAGATTGTTGAAGGTTTTAGTTTAAAGTTGAGTGGTCGAAGTGTATGGCTATTTACATTTTGGTGATATGTTTGGTAAGAGCATACCAATGATATGTGTTTGTATCTCTATGAGGTCACTCCTGCTACTAGAATGCCCTGATATATTTTTAGGTTTTAGTACAACAAttgtctcaaagaggattcttttctctctccttttttgtttcattttccgCTCTTTTGATTTGCATTTAGAATTGGCGGCTTTGTGTTAGTGGAATCCTTGGTGTTCCTCGCTTTCAAAACCATTGAATACACTTTTTATGTCTTTATTGGTCACTTATTACTTCTAGATTGATGATTATGTTATCCATataacttttcttttttcttccgtTGTGCAATGTATCAACAGATAATCATTTGGTAATTGATGATTCAGACGGGGATGAGGATGCGAGAGCTTACTTTCTATGTCCCTTCTGCTATGTAGACATTGAAGTCCATTTGCTTTGCAGCCATCTGCAGGATGAACACTGCTTTGACTTAAAAAATGCAGTATGTGCTTAACATTATCTGATAGTACATTATGTGTGTGCATATTCCTGTGGGCATATCTATCTGTATGTGCGGATGTAATTGGCAAACTTTCATTGGTAACTAGGCTTTTTGATAATGAATCATCACATTGCATTGGTATTGATTCCTCCCTTGCCACTTGTTGCTGTGGGCCCCAAATCATGGGTGGTGCTACTGGCCAACATGACGCACATTATGAAGTGCCTTAAAGATATTGTTCAACCTGATCTGTTTGAGGAGATAAAATTTATAGCCATCACTCTAATTTGGCATCTTGCACTGCACAGTCAATTCTTTATGTTATtggttgaaattttaatttgatgATAACTTTGATGTTTCAGGTGTGTCCACTTTGTGCAGCAAATCTAGGGAAAGATGTGATTGGGCATTTCATAGTACAACATGCAAGTTCACTGAAGGTATTTTTCACTTGTTTTAGATCTTCACATGCTTGCTACTCAACTCAGCCTTAGTCTTGAACCTGTTGGGATTGCTACATTAATTACTTTTGGATTTAACATATGCATGAATTGTGTAATTCTCTAAGCATCATTTTATGCTTTGAATTCATCAGaagacattttttttttaattgctttGCAGCGAAGGAGAAAACCTCTAAAATCTGGTCTCTGGACTGGTAGTTCAGCTATGATTGGCAAGGAACTTAGCTTATTTCTTGGAACTTCAACAAATGGTAGATTAAACTCAAATGAATCTGCACCAGATCCACTTCTCTCACCATTTCTTGGTATTGTATCCCATTCACACCCTAAAGGAAGCCAGCAAGATGAATCTTCCAATAGAAGTGCCTATTCAGAAAGGTAAGCTCCTCACATGGCATCATGATATATTCTATTTCTGGGATTCAGACCAAAGCCAAATTCAGACATAGGAGTATTTTTCTTTATTGAATTTATAACCTGCAATAAAACTAAATTTTTGTTTCAAGTGTTTCTGGAATTTTCTAATGTACCATACTTCCACTTTTGTTATCCATTTCTTCTGAGATGCCTTATTTTACGTACTTTGCACTGTTAAgaattcttcttctctcatctctttTTTCTGTATTATCCTTTCGTTTTAGGTTTGGATCTCTTCAATTTTTGGTCTTGCTTTACCTTTTCAATTGCCAGACTTGATTTATTACCATGTAAAACTGTGGGAGGTCAGGAAACCAGTTAAGGAACAGAAAATCCTGCTGATTTCTCCTTTACCATCAATTTTTAGATGTATAAAAACGTCACATGTCATCATTGGCTAGAATAATGTTAGTTTCCACATGTCAGAAAAATGTTGCTTATTTTCATAAATATGTGCTTGAGTTAGGTTTGCTGATATTTCCGCAACTAAACTACATGGGGAAAAAAGCATGTGTATGGTGCAGTTATTTCTGTTGCACCGTTCACATCCTTTCCATTACAGAGATTTGAGAACTGAAGTttatttgatgagataattaaattctgaattttgtttaaatttactcTGATAGTTATACTGATTGGAGTTTTTAATATTTGACTATTTAGAGATGCTTTAAGAGATTTGGCAATGGGATAGCACTAATTGCATTTCTCATGTGCAGGAGTGAGATATCTTCACTTGATGGAGGTGATGAGGAGGGCTCTGAAGAGAGAAGGCAGAAAGCCGAATTTGTTCAACATTTGGTTGCCTCAACCATCTTCTAGAGCTTTGTTATCATCTCAGGGTGTTGAAGCTTTCCACATATGATGCAAAGGGCTGCATCACTCTTCGTTCACTACCTATCACAGACACTGGGGTTTTTAGTACTGGTGCATGATTTTAGGAAAGCCAAATAGTCTCCATGTTAGGTATCTTCCTGGAGTGGGAGGCGAATGGCTAATAAGTTTGCAATTGAATTTGAACACATCTTGTATTTAATGTCTCTACATCAATGTGGCTCCTTTAAAAACTATATTTATCTAATGAATACCTAGTATAATACAGAACTCTTCTATTCTTAATGCTAAAGCTAGATCTTCACTAGTCTTCTATGTTGGGGTGAGTATATTTGGTTTTAATAAAAAAAGAACTGATAGTAACAATGAAATTGGCGGGATCTACACACCCTGCAATCATACAGTTTTCCAAGCACCTTAGGAGGTTCAAGATATCTATCCATCTATAAATTGCAAATATAAACCTTCCATCCCCTCGACTATAGGACAGAAGCAGGTAGATCAGAGAACTACCTTTCTAAAGAATCCAATCTAATGAGATGTGCTCTACTTGACCATTATATGAAATTGAATTAGGTGAATTTAGAATGGGGGCACGAACAAGAAACTAGTCCTCCTTTTTCCCACTATAACACCATCAGGCTGTACCACCATCTCATTCCTCAACTAAATACTGCTTTTTACCAAATTTGATTCAATTGACTACTTAATACCAAACAAATGATGCATCCACTTGCTTTCTACAACCCGGCCCTCTGCTGGCTAAGCCATTGAAGGGCTGCATTGTCTCATATAGATGCTTTGTATGGAAGCATACATTTTTCCAAAAGGGAAAAATACAAGATAACAGAAGGAAAGAGGCGTCCAGAAGAACAACAAAACACATACATAAACATGAACTACCAAGCAAAAGAAAACTCTTCATGACAACGAGGAAAAGTAAAGCTACAAAGAAATTTTTGCTTATATTGCAAAAACTGAGTCCACCCTGAAAATAATATTTACGAGAGAACTAGGCACAGCACATTAATGTTATAAGTCGAAAGCATCTCTGCAATCCATGGACTTAAGTACGATTAAACATATATTCCTGTTTTCTATTGCATGTGAGCCTGTGGCCGCACACAATGACTTCGTTAGCAGTTAATCATAGTATGAGAAAACACAGATATGCTGCAATTCTTCATATGTATGTTCTGAGAGAACAGAGATAAGTTAGGAATTCTGTCCTAACACAGAGAACTTGAATTGAAAAACAGCCGAATAGATAGAACAAATAAAATCAGCTATCACAATCTCTTCTTAATACATGTTATTCAAAGCTGTTGAAGTTTAGCAATTAGAAGCAACAAAGCACAGGCAACAGTGGATAATGAAgtcaaattgaaattatgaaagaATATAATCCAACTAGGCTAAACGTTGTCAAAAAGTGCAAAAGAAGAACAAAACTGCAAAATATATGACAGTGGCTTTGAAAGGTTTTGGTGAAATGGTGAAACTAATTGCACAAATCTGAGTACATAAAGTTCAACACAATTCAAAAAGCCAAACGCATTTCCTTGCAAAGTATCTACTCAATGATAGACTGAATAACACCAGCTCCAACCGTCTTCCCTCCTTCTCTGATAGCAAATCTCATCCCTTGTTCACAAGCCACAGGCACAATAAGCTCCACAACCATCTTCACACGATCACCAGGCATAACCATCTTTGACTCCTCATCCTTATCATTCATAATGGAGGAGACCCTACCAGTCACATCAGTGGTCCTCATGTAAAATTGAGGCCTATAACCAGCGAAAAAAGGTGAATGCCTACCACCCTCTTCCTTCTTCAACACATAAACAATAGCAGCGAATTTAGTATGCGGAGTAATTGTGCCAGGTTTAGCCAAAACCATTCCTCTCTGGATATCAGCCTTTTGGATACCTCTTAACAACAATCCCACATTATCTCCAGCCATGGCTTCGTCCAAAATCTTTTGAAACATTTCAACTCCGGTGACCGTAGTATTCCTAGTCTCCTTCAAACCCACAATATCTACCGTCTCACCCACCTTAATAGTCCCTCTTTCAACCCTGCCTGTAGCCACGGTACCACGACCAGTAATGGAAAACACATCTTCAACAGCAAGTAAAAATGGTAAATCAGTCTGCCTTTGGGGAATTGGAATGTAGCTATCCACAGAATCCATAAGTTCATAAATCTTATCGACCCACTGATTCTCTCCGCGCTTAATACTAGGATTAGCCATCAAAGCCTCCAAAGCCAAAAGCGCGGAGCCAGAAATGATGGGTATGTCATCACCAGGAAACTCATAAGAAGACAATAACTCGCGCACCTCCAATTCCACCAGCTGCAAAAGCTCCTCGTCATCAACCTGGTCCTGTTTATTCAGAAAAACAACCATGTTGGGAACTCCAACTTGTTTTGCCAGCAAGACGTGCTCCTTCGTTTGGGGCATGGGGCCGTCGGCGCCGGAGACGACAAGGATTGCGCCGTCCATCTGAGCAGCACCAGTAATCATATTTTTGACGTAATCAGCGTGACCAGGGCAGTCAACGTGGGCATAGTGGCGGGACTCAGTCTCGTACTCTACGGTGGCCGTATTGATAGTGATACCACGGGCGCGTTCCTCGGGGGCGGCGTCAATTTCATCGTATTTCTTGGGTGTGCTGTTGCCGGTAGCGGCTAGAGCCATAGTGAGGGCAGCTGTAAGAGTGGTCTTCCCATGGTCGACGTGGCCGATAGTTCCAATGTTGACGTGGGGTTTCTTTCTCTCGAACTTCCCTCGGGCAGCGCGAATTGTAAAGAAGCGGCGGCGGGTAGCGATGGTAGTGGAGGCTGAAGGGGAGGAGGTGGTGGAGAGGAAGGGGGAAATGAAGGAAGAGTAGTGTAGGGTTTTGGGAGTTAGCTTAGTGGGTTTTGCCAGGAAAGAGGAAAAAgtggtgaaggaggaggaagagcAAGAGGAGGCATGAGGGTAAGCTAGTTTAGAGGTGGTGGAGGCGGTGGCCGAAGCTGAAATTGCCATGGCAGGCTTGGGGTAGGGCAAAAGTTTGAGAGTGAGATTTTGGCGTTGAAAGAGCGTGGATTGGGCAGAAGCGCAAGAGAGTG encodes:
- the LOC110648060 gene encoding protein DEHYDRATION-INDUCED 19 homolog 6, with amino-acid sequence MDVDFWPSRVRAAKHLSAVQAARYDSDNHLVIDDSDGDEDARAYFLCPFCYVDIEVHLLCSHLQDEHCFDLKNAVCPLCAANLGKDVIGHFIVQHASSLKRRRKPLKSGLWTGSSAMIGKELSLFLGTSTNGRLNSNESAPDPLLSPFLGIVSHSHPKGSQQDESSNRSAYSERSEISSLDGGDEEGSEERRQKAEFVQHLVASTIF
- the LOC110648054 gene encoding elongation factor Tu, chloroplastic produces the protein MKPPLSCASAQSTLFQRQNLTLKLLPYPKPAMAISASATASTTSKLAYPHASSCSSSSFTTFSSFLAKPTKLTPKTLHYSSFISPFLSTTSSPSASTTIATRRRFFTIRAARGKFERKKPHVNIGTIGHVDHGKTTLTAALTMALAATGNSTPKKYDEIDAAPEERARGITINTATVEYETESRHYAHVDCPGHADYVKNMITGAAQMDGAILVVSGADGPMPQTKEHVLLAKQVGVPNMVVFLNKQDQVDDEELLQLVELEVRELLSSYEFPGDDIPIISGSALLALEALMANPSIKRGENQWVDKIYELMDSVDSYIPIPQRQTDLPFLLAVEDVFSITGRGTVATGRVERGTIKVGETVDIVGLKETRNTTVTGVEMFQKILDEAMAGDNVGLLLRGIQKADIQRGMVLAKPGTITPHTKFAAIVYVLKKEEGGRHSPFFAGYRPQFYMRTTDVTGRVSSIMNDKDEESKMVMPGDRVKMVVELIVPVACEQGMRFAIREGGKTVGAGVIQSIIE